In the genome of Hevea brasiliensis isolate MT/VB/25A 57/8 chromosome 14, ASM3005281v1, whole genome shotgun sequence, the window ataatttttgagttttaattctcaattcaatttgatttgataattaaattaataattaataatataaaatatatattatattttttaattaattcaattacaaataattaaaaaaccaaatattttattttattttgattgaatttgattttttctccattttaataaaatttcggTTTAACTCAAAATTGGATTGATTCGGTCCGGTTCGGTAAACTTTCGCTCGCCATCTGAGTTTGCTTCACGCACCTCATGTATTTATAATCTAATTCTAGTCTGAGTTTCGTTCAAATGAGCATTCACTTTCTGTGATGAATGCCCACTAGCTTGTTTGAATAGGTTGTCATTGTGTGAGGGAAAACAACCCGGCGTTTACTGTCTTTCGTTTATAAGTAAACAAGTGCTGCAGCAATGCAGAATGGAGATGAAGATGTGGCCTTTAGCCGCTCTTTATCAGTTTCCACGTTAAGTGTCAGTGATGGAACTGATATTTTGGAGTTTCTGAACTCAACCAGGTATCCCTTCTCTACTAACACTTGTGAGATTGTACTTAAAGATTTTAATTCAGttttatttctaatgatatttcacCAATGGCATGAACTGTTATGGAAGACTGAGTAAATTTGTTCATTTAGTTTTCAAGAATGGAAACCCTAACTTTACCTTCTGTAACAGATTATATCAACCCACCTCAGTTACTCTTTTTTCCTTCATGCCCCATTAGATGTTAACCTGCAATAAATTTTATCTTCCTAATTAGGTTACCACTCAGCAAACCACAAAGAAAAGAACTGAATTTGATGCTTGGTGTTGGCCAAGGTCAATCACCAGTAGAAATAATCCTGCACCTTCGATAAATGCCTAAAGGAATAATTCCTATTGGATGATAATGTTTATTTTCTATTAAGTTTTCAAGAAACAAATAATTTTATTCTATCTACTTTGTCTATAGACTGGTAAAAGTGATTTCCCCATGTAGATGCGGCAAAAATATTTTGTTGCCAATGGCTTTAGGAGCCAAATTTACTGcctaagtgaatgaaatatgaaaTTTGCAAAAACCAGCTGAGAAGTTGCACCTTAGATAACAACAATATATTCTCGTCTTATAGAGATTTTCCAACACGAATGCTTGGCCTACGTTCGAGAAAACAAGCAAATACAGATGACAATGCCAGAGTTTGAAAGGGTAATCTCATATTAATTAGAAGTACAACTGTACTTTTATACTTTCATTGGGGCATTGTGGCGTTACACtactatatataatttttatcttTAACAGGTTACAGACTTCAGTATTTTTCATTATCGTCGTCTTGATAGTGTCAACACAACTTgttcaagaaaaataaaaaatgtaaaaaCCAATGTAGATCAACAGGGCACTTCAAAAAAGCCAAATACAAAAAGAGTTAAAGAAGTATCTGTATGTAGATGACATAATATTAGCACAGAAAAACATATGAATTGATACTGACAATATGACTTGGATGTCTTCGGATTCAATTTTATTTAGGATTATTTGCTAAATTTgccttttttttgttattttcctTTTGTTATTGTtacaatagaaaaaaaaagaaaaaaaagtaatATCAGATTATACGCATTTATAATCCATTTCCTAGATGTTCAAACTTTTAGATTGATAATGAACTAATATGATATCATAACTTAATGAGCTCTCTGGTTCTACGTTCGACCCTGAACACCTACTCTTATGTTGTTTATCAGTGCAGTCTACCCCTTTCGATTCTTCTACTTGTGATTTGGACATGCAAGGGAGGGGCATTAAGATCCTTATAATCTGATATGCATTGTTGTTCCCTAACAATTTAAGTTTTTGGGACATTTGGCATTTCCTCCTAGCATATGATTATTAAGTGGACTATTTGTCATATGCTTTTTAAACTAAAACAAGATGGTATAACTAGCCGGCTTTGGTAGGCATTTTCTTGATTGACGTGCTTAACAAATAAACATGTCTGAGAACCCTATGGGAGGAAGTTGACTTGTTTGCTTCTATAAATTAAGTCATGTTCTGTTCTTTCCCGTATGCAAAAAAATACTCTTATGCAAGGGAACCTCCTAAAATGGCATGTCAACATTCCTATCTTACTTGGCTTCTCCTAATAAGCCTTACCTTTACTCTTGTCATCAGCTGCCATGGAACATCTCAAGAAGATCGGAAGGCATTTAATTACATCTCCCATGTTTCTTGACATTCTCTCCCTTGTTTCTTGATGTTCTATTTGAATTTGATGGATTGTGTTAATACTTTCATTTAATTATTGTTTTTGCCTTACTGCAACTCATTGAGCATATAAATACACATAATTGGTGACTATTTGCAGAAATCATGCATTTATTTGATGACTTTGCTCAAAATAGGTACTTTCACCCTTGATCACATTGTTAATTAATGAAGCTTCAAAATAGTAAACCTACAAGCCCTATGGTTTATTGGTACACCTGAAAGTAATTTCATGTGAAGATATGGGTTTCAATGTCTTATACATCTTTCATTGAAAGCCTAGAAATGTTGGTTGTTAATACATTGGTGAATAATTAAGCTCGGTGACCAAAACCATTAGCCTTATATATATTGTTTCTAGGTTCTATCTGCAGGCGGCTTACttcttattctttttatttttatttttttaatattttagatCTAATTTTTGAACTACAAAAGTTTTAGTTACCCTTATTAGTAATAATGatgaaaatttatattatattttcactAGAAAACATATACCACAAAGGTTACTGAATCACTTGATTAGCATTTGGCAATTTTGTTGATGCAGGTCTATATTGTGTACATGGGAGATCGTCCAAAGGGTGATTTTTCTGCAGCATCTCTTCATGCCAGCATGCTACAAGAAGTTGTTGGCAGGTTAACATTTAACCATACCTTAGATTTCAAGGGATAAAGAAGACACTTATGATGAAAAATTTTTCAGGTAGCACTTGGATGCTGccttcaaatgtgtcaatttcaAATTGATCATGATAGTTGTGGTAGTATGTCCAGTAATAGATATCTAAAGAATAAACAAAATAATCAAATTTGTCCAATTATAACAAGTAATTGAGGTTAATGAAGAAGCTAACTTTCTAAATGAATTGCATTGTTCAGTCGTGCTTCAGATTTTTTGCTGCACAGCTACCATAGGAGTTTCAATGGTTTTGTTGCTAAATTGACTGAAGAGGAGAAGCAGAAACTGGCAGGTGGGTGTACCCACTGTTgtgtgtacaaatattaaatgttGAAAGTTGAAACAGAAAAGGATACCCGCATTAGATTTAGTAATGTTGATGAAATTTTTGGTGCTATTATTTTCAGGCATGAAAGGCGTGGTATCTGTGTTCCCTAGTCAAAAGAAGAAACTTCACACGACAAGGTCTTGGACCTTCATGGGGTTCCCCCTGAATGTTACCAGATCAACTAATGAAAGTGACATCATTATTGGAATGCTTGACACAGGGATTTGGCCTGAATCTGAAAGTTTCAATGACAAAAGTTTTGGTCCACCTCCAGCCAAATGGAAGGGCACTTGCCAAGAATCCTCCAATTTCACTTGCAACAAGTAAATCTTAACACTGCAACATAAGTTACAAAATAACACATCATGCCTATATTGGTTTCTAATAGCCTTTCAACATTTTTGCTTGCACTCACAGCAAAATAATTGGAGCTCGATACTATCACACTGAAGGAAAAATACCCCCTGGAGAATTTGCTTCACCTAGGGATTCAGAAGGCCATGGGAGTCACACTGCCTCAACAGCAGCGGGGGACATAGTTAGCAAGGCCAGCTTACTAGGCCTTGGCTCAGGAACTGCTCGAGGAGGGGTTCCTTCAGCCCGTATAGCTGTGTACAAAATATGTTGGTATTTTGGCTGTTCAGACGCCGACATTCTTGCGGCATTTGATGATGCTATTGCGGATGGAGTTGATGTAATATCTCTTTCAGTTGGAGGGTGGCCTATGGACTATTTTGAAGATTCAATCGCAATTGGCGCTTTCCATTCAATGAAGAATGGCATCCTCACATCCAATTCTGCTGGCAATGAAGGCCCAGGTCCTCGATCAGTCTCTAATTGTTCACCTTGGTCGCTTTCTGTGGCTGCTAGCACCATAGACAGAAAGTTTTTGACTGTGGTGCGGTTAAGTAATGGATTATTTTATGAGGTTAGTATGCATGCTATGGAGGCCAATTGATTAATGTGTCTTATCTTTTAATTGGTCATTGAACCATAACAGTAATAAGATTTTTTTTCCCCAAATATAGGGAATTTCCATAAATACTTTTACGCCTGAAAACTCTGTATACCCTGTCATCTATGGTGGAGACGCACCAAATACAACTGCCGGGTACAATGGCTCCTATTCCAGGTAAAAGGAAGGTAAATTGAAGAAGTTGAAACCATAATCCTTTGATATAACATGCAAATTTTATCATGGAATGCAGATACTGCTATCCTGATACCTTGAACAAGACTATGGTAAGAGGAAAAATTGTTCTTTGTGATTCTCTTAGTGATGGAGAGGAGCCAATAGTTGCTGGTGCTGTTGGCTCCATCATGGAGGAAGGATTCTACAATGATGTGGCTTTCAGTTTCCCTTTACCAGTTTCTGCAGTAACCGCAGGGACTTTAGCTGCTATTTTGAAGTACTTAAACTCAACTAGGTATTTTCAAATCTCATTGGCAGTTTGACTAGTGAGACTACAGAGAAAATGTCCCATAAATGGCTAGTATGAAATATTAGTTGAATGGAGTTTGTTTGATATTTTACCAGTGAACCAACTGCAACGATATTGAAGAGCATTGATTATAAAGATGAATATGCTCCATATGTGGTTTCCTTCTCTTCAAGGGGACCTAGTCCAATAACAGATGACATTCTCAAGGTGAATTGCAGAATTCTCCATTTTCATTCTTATATCCcatgcttttatttattttttcttcccTCTGTTTGTGAGTGACTTCTTTATCATTTGCAGCCTGACCTGACAGCCCCTGGAGTGGACATTTTAGCAGCATGGTCCAAAGCTACTACTGTAACTGGATCAAAATGGGATAAAAGAGTAGTTCCGTACAACATAATTTCTGGTACATCCATGTCTTGCCCACATGCGTCTGGTGCAGCTGCTTATGTCAAGTCATTTCACCCAACATGGTCTCCTGCTGCCCTCAAATCTGCCCTAATGACGACAGGTAATGGTTTAGTCTCAACTGAAAACATCTATTAACTTGCACCAATTCAATAAAATTATGGTGTTTAAACATGGTTAAACAATCAACACTTCTATTCTATGTTGCATATTTGGATTTAACTATTTCCTACATCTTTTATGGGTTAAAGTCCTGGAAACAACCTCTCCAAAGAACCAGGGTAAAATACGTATATTGTAGATGACTCTTCCTGACTACTGCAAACGGGGAGCCTCATGCACTTGATGCACCCTTTGTGCAACTAAGTTCTAGTTCAGATTCTTACTAGTTCAGCATTCAAAGTTTTTCAAAATGCTCATCAATTGGGCACAACTATGGCATTAATCAATCTATCATGCGTGGCTGACCCTTGCTGCTTTACTGTTCTTTGCAGCTTATCCCATGACCACTGCTGCTAACTCTGATGCAGAGTTTGCTTATGGATCAGGTCATATAAACCCTGTAAAGGCCATTGATCCTGGATTAGTATATGATGCTGAAGAGATTGATTATGTTAAATTTTTGTGTGGACAAGGGTACAACGCAACACAACTTCAACTTGTGACTGGAGACAATAGCACATGTTCTGAAGAAACAAATGGAACAGTTTGGGATCTAAACTACCCTTCTTTCGCTCTATCTACCCTGTCTGGGCAATCTGTAACTCGCATCTTTCACAGAACTGTCACAAATGTTGGGTCCTCATCATCTACTTACAAGGCAATTGTAAATCCTACGGAAGGACTTAATATACAAGTTCAACCAAATGTTATTTCCTTCCAGTCTCTTGGCGAAAAGCAATCCTTTGTTGTTACAGTTGAAGCTGCATTAAATACAACtgcaatctctggttccttgacttGGGATAATGGAGTGCATCAAGTGAGAAGTCCTATTATAGCATATGTTATCCATCCTTCAGTGTAGTTTAGAATTGCCATTTCTTCCAAACTAAACAAACAAATAAACTCAGTATCTTCTGTATCAAATGTAACACTCTATTTGTAATAAAACTGTCATTGATTCAATACAACTTGTGAAAATTGGCCTGCAAGAATCAACCAACTGCACTACCAAGAAGGAGGAAATAAATGACTTGGGATGAGTTGAAAACAATGGTTCTTTTGGTGTTTGAGAGAATTATTGCGTGCATGGACTATAGCTTAGGAAAATTATAGCGCTCTCATGGATTCAATAAATGTATCGGTGCAGATAATGTGACGTACTGATACATTCCATAGCTTCAAAATAGACATACCACATTAACatatttcagaaaaaaaaaaaaatcatgtcaCTATTACAGTATCTATAgacatttctaatattttttttttctgtttaaaTTTGGTACCAATTCTTGTCTTATTATATGAGACTTGAGTATTTATAAACGGATTTGAGACGAGTATGGATGACATGATGTGTAGAGATTATCCTGAACTGCAGGGATTGCTACCTAGTACAACTTTAACAAGACTCTGTTAGCAGGTAGAATTGTTCTTTGTGATATTGACAATAAAGAAAATCCAGCAAATGGCAATAGACAATATTGCAGTTGGAATGCAAAATGGATATGAAGATGTGGCCTTCAGCTACTCTTTATCCATTTCTTGTAACATCCTGTGCGGAAAGGGAAGGTCTCGGCTGGAGCGGTCCTCTGGGAGGGTAAGGCTCGCTGGTGCCCTTATCCAAATGGGGGGCATGAATGAATTGAAACATACATTAAAATGAGGGAAAACTAATTACTAGAAGCGTCTTTTGTTGGAATAGctcggagagttggaagaactccggggttaagcgtactcgcttaagagaaatcctaggatagataacctcctgggaagttctccatttcacctatgggacaaactgtgaggctcaggatggggtgggccaaagcagacaattcctctagtggttggagcagggGCATTACAGATGGTATCAGAGTCGGACCCTCTCTAGTAGATGTGTGGTTTGGGGATGAACCAGGCTGAAGTTGGTGGGCTTGTAATATCCCGTGCGGAAAGGGAAGGTCTCGGCTGGAGCGGTCCTCTGGGAAGGCAAGGCTCACTGGTGCCCTTGTCCAAATGAAAGGCAGGAATGAACCGAATCATATATTGAAATGGGGGAAAACTAATCACAATAGGCACATTTTGTAGAATggtctggagagttggaagaactcaggAGGTTAAGCGCATTCCACATATgagacaaaatcgtgaggctcaggatggagtgggccaaagcgaacaattcctctaatGGTTTGAGTCAGGGCGTTACAGTTTCCATGTTAAGTGTGAATGATGGAACTAATGTTTTGGACTATCTCAACTCAACTAGGtacttcttcaattctcttctctatttcaccgGTGAGATAGCAGATATTATCTTGATTCAGtttcatttttatgatgttttatGATAGTAAAATTTTGTGAATTTGAGTTTGAATATAATTGAGAAGAGTCTACTtagcgaaaaaataaaaaataaaaaataaaaggggCAAGTGTGTATTAAAATAAGTTGTCATGGAAGACTCAGCTACTTCGTTATTTAATTTGCAAGAAATGTCAACCCTTTTGGCAATCCACCCTTGCATCAGGTGCATGAAGAAATTATTGCTATTAGATGACAAAGTTCATTTACAGATTTTATCATATGAACTTTGTCTATAACCTTTGGCAACAATGATTTCTCCATGTAGATGCTACAAAAATATTTTGTTGCCAATGGCTTTTGGAACAAAGTTTACATCCTTAGGGAATGAAATTTTTCCAAAGCTAGAAAGCTAAACAGTTGTAGTGGCACCTTAGATACCAATGATATATTATTGTCTTTATATAGTGATTTTCAATCACTATTGCCTGGCCAATGTTGAATGCAGCAGGATCACCTGTTAATAAGCAAGTACATATGACAATACCAAAGTTTGAAATGTTCATCTCATGTTAATTAGATGAATCAAAACTGTAGTCATATGTACTTTCATTGGGGGCATTGTTGACTTGTGTTACAATGCTGTATTTAACTTTTAGCTTTAACAGAATATAgacttaaatatatatttttcactGGTATCTTGATAGTTTCAAGACATTGATTCAAGGAAAATAGAATTGATCAACTGGATGTTTAGTAAAATCCAAATACAAAGAAGTTGGTGATTTGTCTATTTCATTATTTGCACACAATATTAGCACAGCGAAAGGTATAAATCGGTCCTGACGGTATGTCTTGGATATCTTATGATACTCTTTTATTTTTGACTTTTGCTTGGGGGTATTGTTATTTGTTACTATAACATAAAGGGGGAAAAAGTCAAACAAAGCCCTATTACTTAATTTGATTGCAtaaaggaaaatttataaaaaaaaaaaggtcaaacAAAGCCTTTTTTACTtaaggaaaaattattatttagcccctctatattaataaaattaattatttagtccctctattttaaaaaataaattagttagtCCCTAAAATTTTATTCCATTACTCTTTAGTTCCTCTAATCATTTCATTTAGTTTCTGTAGTTTGAAAAGGACAACTATATAGTCCTATTTTCTAAGCCTTGGAATATTTAGTCccaataaaaataatttctttttcCTTTGAATACATTGATTAACAAATAATTTGATTTAAACTAGAAGAAAGAactaaaaagtaaataaaataaaaatataaggactatTTAATGCATTTTTTAAAATGAGATGATCAAGTAGTTAGTTTCGttaaaataaagagattaaatagtaatttttccttGACTCGATTCATCATGTTGAGCTACAGGaaattaaattcttaaaaaaCTGTTATCTCATCTGGCAGGCAGAATTGAACAGGAGACCTTCTAACAGAAATGCTAAGCCTTTACCACTGGGTTGTGCCCTTAGAGACTGCTGATCATAAGCTTTTATAATCGAATTT includes:
- the LOC110667079 gene encoding cucumisin-like isoform X2; the encoded protein is MGDRPKGDFSAASLHASMLQEVVGSRASDFLLHSYHRSFNGFVAKLTEEEKQKLAGMKGVVSVFPSQKKKLHTTRSWTFMGFPLNVTRSTNESDIIIGMLDTGIWPESESFNDKSFGPPPAKWKGTCQESSNFTCNNKIIGARYYHTEGKIPPGEFASPRDSEGHGSHTASTAAGDIVSKASLLGLGSGTARGGVPSARIAVYKICWYFGCSDADILAAFDDAIADGVDVISLSVGGWPMDYFEDSIAIGAFHSMKNGILTSNSAGNEGPGPRSVSNCSPWSLSVAASTIDRKFLTVVRLSNGLFYEGISINTFTPENSVYPVIYGGDAPNTTAGYNGSYSRYCYPDTLNKTMVRGKIVLCDSLSDGEEPIVAGAVGSIMEEGFYNDVAFSFPLPVSAVTAGTLAAILKYLNSTSEPTATILKSIDYKDEYAPYVVSFSSRGPSPITDDILKPDLTAPGVDILAAWSKATTVTGSKWDKRVVPYNIISGTSMSCPHASGAAAYVKSFHPTWSPAALKSALMTTAYPMTTAANSDAEFAYGSGHINPVKAIDPGLVYDAEEIDYVKFLCGQGYNATQLQLVTGDNSTCSEETNGTVWDLNYPSFALSTLSGQSVTRIFHRTVTNVGSSSSTYKAIVNPTEGLNIQVQPNVISFQSLGEKQSFVVTVEAALNTTAISGSLTWDNGVHQVRSPIIAYVIHPSV
- the LOC110667079 gene encoding cucumisin-like isoform X1, producing the protein MQVYIVYMGDRPKGDFSAASLHASMLQEVVGSRASDFLLHSYHRSFNGFVAKLTEEEKQKLAGMKGVVSVFPSQKKKLHTTRSWTFMGFPLNVTRSTNESDIIIGMLDTGIWPESESFNDKSFGPPPAKWKGTCQESSNFTCNNKIIGARYYHTEGKIPPGEFASPRDSEGHGSHTASTAAGDIVSKASLLGLGSGTARGGVPSARIAVYKICWYFGCSDADILAAFDDAIADGVDVISLSVGGWPMDYFEDSIAIGAFHSMKNGILTSNSAGNEGPGPRSVSNCSPWSLSVAASTIDRKFLTVVRLSNGLFYEGISINTFTPENSVYPVIYGGDAPNTTAGYNGSYSRYCYPDTLNKTMVRGKIVLCDSLSDGEEPIVAGAVGSIMEEGFYNDVAFSFPLPVSAVTAGTLAAILKYLNSTSEPTATILKSIDYKDEYAPYVVSFSSRGPSPITDDILKPDLTAPGVDILAAWSKATTVTGSKWDKRVVPYNIISGTSMSCPHASGAAAYVKSFHPTWSPAALKSALMTTAYPMTTAANSDAEFAYGSGHINPVKAIDPGLVYDAEEIDYVKFLCGQGYNATQLQLVTGDNSTCSEETNGTVWDLNYPSFALSTLSGQSVTRIFHRTVTNVGSSSSTYKAIVNPTEGLNIQVQPNVISFQSLGEKQSFVVTVEAALNTTAISGSLTWDNGVHQVRSPIIAYVIHPSV
- the LOC110667079 gene encoding cucumisin-like isoform X3, whose amino-acid sequence is MGDRPKGDFSAASLHASMLQEVVGSRASDFLLHSYHRSFNGFVAKLTEEEKQKLAGMKGVVSVFPSQKKKLHTTRSWTFMGFPLNVTRSTNESDIIIGMLDTGIWPESESFNDKSFGPPPAKWKGTCQESSNFTCNNKIIGARYYHTEGKIPPGEFASPRDSEGHGSHTASTAAGDIVSKASLLGLGSGTARGGVPSARIAVYKICWYFGCSDADILAAFDDAIADGVDVISLSVGGWPMDYFEDSIAIGAFHSMKNGILTSNSAGNEGPGPRSVSNCSPWSLSVAASTIDRKFLTVVRLSNGLFYEGISINTFTPENSVYPVIYGGDAPNTTAGYNGSYSRYCYPDTLNKTMVRGKIVLCDSLSDGEEPIVAGAVGSIMEEGFYNDVAFSFPLPVSAVTAGTLAAILKYLNSTSEPTATILKSIDYKDEYAPYVVSFSSRGPSPITDDILKPDLTAPGVDILAAWSKATTVTGSKWDKRVVPYNIISGTSMSCPHASGAAAYVKSFHPTWSPAALKSALMTTVLETTSPKNQGKIRIL